Proteins from a single region of Polynucleobacter sp. KF022:
- the gluQRS gene encoding tRNA glutamyl-Q(34) synthetase GluQRS, translating to MILAVSTPKNLASPAGGYRGRFAPSPTGPLHAGSLATALGSWLDARKNGGQWLLRIEDLDAPRCIPEATQQIQSQLLACGLSWDEEIIYQSQRQEAYQAALERLNGQECLYACTCSRQTIANALIRLGIETPRNQEMVYPGTCRPTTLGIVDLNRNPQPTLQDLKRAWRIALPADCHIQFQDLGLGQQSQDLNTAVGDFVLRRSDGLFTYQLAVVVDDAEQGITHIVRGEDLLSNTARQIYLQELLGYPRPEYLHLPLVLDEHGEKLSKQTLATKINTQDEKHSLIELRKAAKHLGLRNLPDGENVTIAEWLLAATRAWKS from the coding sequence ATGATTTTAGCTGTGTCGACACCTAAAAACCTTGCATCCCCAGCCGGCGGCTATCGCGGGCGATTTGCCCCATCCCCTACCGGACCACTCCATGCCGGATCCCTAGCCACAGCCCTTGGAAGCTGGCTAGATGCCCGAAAAAATGGGGGTCAATGGCTTCTCAGAATTGAGGATTTAGATGCCCCAAGGTGCATCCCTGAGGCAACCCAGCAAATTCAGTCCCAATTGCTTGCCTGTGGGCTTTCTTGGGATGAGGAGATCATCTATCAATCCCAACGCCAAGAGGCCTACCAAGCTGCCTTAGAGCGCTTAAATGGACAAGAATGCCTATATGCCTGCACCTGCTCCAGGCAAACCATTGCCAATGCCCTGATCAGACTTGGCATAGAAACCCCTCGAAACCAGGAAATGGTCTATCCAGGCACCTGCCGGCCTACCACTTTGGGTATCGTCGATTTAAATCGTAATCCTCAGCCCACTCTTCAAGATTTAAAAAGGGCTTGGCGTATCGCTCTTCCAGCGGATTGCCATATTCAATTTCAGGATTTAGGGTTGGGCCAACAAAGCCAAGATCTCAATACTGCAGTAGGTGATTTTGTTCTACGGAGAAGCGATGGCCTGTTTACTTATCAACTTGCTGTTGTTGTCGATGATGCAGAGCAAGGCATTACTCATATCGTCCGTGGCGAAGATTTATTAAGCAATACTGCAAGACAAATTTATCTGCAGGAATTGCTAGGATACCCAAGACCGGAGTATCTGCACTTACCTCTAGTACTCGATGAGCATGGCGAAAAACTGAGCAAGCAAACATTGGCAACAAAAATCAATACTCAAGATGAAAAACACTCGCTCATAGAGTTACGTAAGGCTGCCAAACATTTGGGGTTACGTAATTTGCCTGATGGCGAGAATGTCACTATTGCAGAGTGGCTACTGGCAGCTACTCGTGCATGGAAAAGCTAA
- a CDS encoding glycosyltransferase family 2 protein, which translates to MISILLATYNWPQALKLCLESLATQTDKDFEIIIADDGSTESTKQVIESFKHSSPIAITHLWQEDIGFRKTKILNQAIDAAHGDYLVFLDGDCIVQPDFIARHRALAQKGYLVTGSRVLLSEDLTKELLSWPQWNFSAFCTALFSKRIAGGINKYWPLKIKLGNGSWRDYKKFVWRRIKGCNMACWKSDAKAINGFDETMTGWGHEDADFVFRMQHHGITRKSGSWSTEVLHLFHKIHDQSNAAENARRVREKIMAKAL; encoded by the coding sequence ATGATTTCGATTTTGTTGGCCACCTACAACTGGCCACAAGCGCTCAAGCTTTGTCTCGAATCACTCGCAACCCAAACAGATAAAGACTTTGAGATCATCATTGCCGATGATGGCTCCACCGAGAGCACCAAACAGGTCATTGAATCGTTCAAGCATTCATCTCCCATAGCCATTACTCATTTATGGCAAGAAGATATTGGTTTTCGGAAAACCAAAATACTCAATCAAGCGATTGATGCAGCCCATGGTGACTACCTGGTATTTCTGGATGGGGATTGCATTGTTCAGCCTGACTTTATAGCGCGGCATCGCGCATTGGCACAAAAAGGATATCTCGTCACCGGCAGCCGAGTGTTACTTAGTGAAGATCTCACGAAGGAGTTACTCTCCTGGCCTCAATGGAACTTCTCCGCCTTCTGCACAGCTCTATTCAGCAAAAGAATTGCTGGAGGCATTAATAAATACTGGCCTCTCAAAATAAAACTGGGTAATGGCTCATGGCGTGATTACAAAAAGTTTGTCTGGCGCCGTATCAAGGGTTGTAATATGGCCTGCTGGAAATCAGATGCTAAAGCCATTAATGGCTTTGATGAAACCATGACTGGTTGGGGCCATGAAGATGCGGATTTTGTTTTTAGAATGCAGCATCATGGCATCACCCGTAAATCGGGCTCTTGGTCGACTGAAGTGCTGCACCTTTTCCATAAAATTCATGATCAAAGCAATGCTGCTGAGAACGCACGGCGTGTGCGTGAAAAAATCATGGCAAAGGCACTGTAA
- a CDS encoding glycosyltransferase family 9 protein: MTNYSTLKPKRVLFIATRQIGDVLVTTPLISKARELWPDAEFHFLGYRGKLEMLHGNPDIAEIIETSDRPGFREYLSLFNRLFQRYDLAVVTQPSDRAYLYGLVSAFRRIGVLGGHPQGKDAEDQHKRTKSNKQNAWKKLICLHTVDVDYFNQHVITEKLRLLEAFFKNSAQLFSKPISVTPPAGEPLTPIIAGELKQPYIVVHPGPLTAYKRWPLAYWQELITWLVKQRFQVVLSASPAKQDVQLNHDIMSLLAEDIKSQVINAAGKLSIPQAGTLIRSATVYIGVDTSITHLAAACNTPTIALFGATPPTNFGPWPNGFVGEQPFQLRARSQTVGNVTILQGPGECVPCRKAGCLDKADSYSECLDLLEPKQVIEAIQKALAN, translated from the coding sequence ATGACGAATTACTCTACCCTCAAGCCTAAGAGAGTGCTATTCATTGCCACACGGCAGATTGGTGACGTGCTGGTAACAACCCCCCTTATTAGCAAGGCTAGAGAGCTCTGGCCAGATGCGGAGTTTCACTTTTTGGGATATCGCGGCAAGCTAGAGATGCTGCATGGCAATCCCGATATCGCTGAGATCATCGAGACATCTGATCGCCCAGGATTTCGTGAATACCTCTCTCTATTCAATCGTTTATTTCAGCGCTATGACCTAGCTGTTGTAACCCAACCCAGTGATCGCGCATACCTGTATGGTCTGGTGTCAGCTTTTAGAAGAATTGGTGTTCTCGGTGGTCACCCCCAAGGCAAAGATGCCGAAGATCAACATAAGCGCACCAAGAGCAATAAACAAAATGCATGGAAGAAATTGATTTGCTTGCATACCGTCGATGTGGATTACTTTAATCAACACGTCATTACCGAAAAGCTGCGCCTACTAGAAGCTTTCTTTAAAAATTCTGCGCAATTATTTTCTAAGCCGATATCAGTCACACCCCCAGCAGGCGAGCCTTTAACGCCTATCATTGCCGGCGAACTCAAGCAGCCCTATATTGTTGTTCACCCAGGACCGCTGACTGCTTATAAACGCTGGCCATTAGCGTACTGGCAGGAACTTATTACGTGGCTAGTGAAACAAAGATTTCAGGTGGTGTTGAGCGCCTCTCCGGCCAAGCAAGATGTACAACTGAATCACGACATCATGTCTTTGTTGGCGGAAGATATAAAGAGTCAGGTGATTAACGCTGCTGGCAAGTTATCCATTCCACAGGCGGGGACGCTCATTCGCAGTGCTACTGTATACATTGGAGTAGATACGTCCATTACGCATTTAGCAGCAGCTTGCAATACTCCTACTATCGCCCTCTTTGGTGCCACACCCCCAACCAACTTTGGCCCATGGCCTAATGGTTTTGTAGGTGAGCAGCCTTTTCAACTACGTGCTCGCTCACAAACTGTGGGTAATGTCACTATTTTGCAAGGTCCAGGTGAATGCGTACCTTGCCGCAAAGCAGGTTGTCTTGATAAAGCGGATAGCTATAGCGAGTGTTTGGATCTACTAGAGCCTAAACAAGTAATTGAAGCGATTCAAAAAGCGCTAGCAAACTAA
- a CDS encoding glycosyltransferase family 2 protein, which produces MPTLSVILITRNEEANLADCLASLEGIAQQIVIVDTNSADRTLEIAQNHGATISQPSDWPGFGPQKNRALDLATGDWVLSLDADERLTPALRSEIQTAIHHSAHVDCFAIPRLSWYCGRFIRHSGWSPDYVDRLFKRGTARFSDDLVHERLIPNGQVAKLENPMLHYSFMNYSQVLQKLDRYSTASAEQAFAKGKTSSPLKAVLHGVWAFIRTYIIRAGFLDGAQGFALAVSNGQGTYYRYIKLWHLNQEANK; this is translated from the coding sequence ATGCCCACGTTATCCGTCATACTCATCACCCGCAATGAAGAGGCCAATTTGGCCGACTGTCTGGCCTCCCTAGAGGGGATTGCCCAGCAGATCGTGATTGTAGATACCAATAGCGCTGACCGCACCCTAGAAATAGCCCAAAACCATGGGGCAACCATCTCCCAGCCTTCAGACTGGCCTGGATTTGGCCCCCAAAAGAACCGGGCCCTAGATCTCGCAACAGGCGATTGGGTACTCTCTTTGGACGCCGATGAAAGGTTAACTCCTGCCCTGCGCTCAGAAATCCAGACGGCAATTCACCATAGCGCTCATGTGGACTGCTTTGCTATTCCCAGATTGTCTTGGTATTGCGGTCGATTTATCCGCCACTCCGGATGGAGCCCTGATTATGTTGACCGTCTCTTTAAGCGTGGTACTGCCCGCTTCTCTGATGACCTGGTGCATGAAAGACTCATTCCTAATGGGCAGGTCGCCAAACTAGAAAACCCGATGTTGCATTACAGTTTTATGAACTACTCCCAAGTTTTGCAAAAACTTGATCGCTATTCGACTGCATCGGCAGAGCAAGCATTTGCCAAGGGCAAAACTAGCAGTCCTCTAAAAGCCGTTCTTCATGGTGTTTGGGCATTTATTCGCACGTATATTATTCGCGCAGGTTTTTTAGATGGCGCGCAAGGGTTTGCTTTGGCTGTATCCAATGGTCAAGGTACTTACTACCGCTATATCAAGCTCTGGCACCTCAACCAGGAAGCGAATAAATGA
- a CDS encoding DEAD/DEAH box helicase: MTNTATEINFSTGVSDSATPTDVSNTPPATITFADFGLDPKIQKAVSEQGYNTPTPIQAQSIPHVLAGSDLMGAAQTGTGKTAAFVLPIIQKILRHASNSASPARHPIRALVLTPTRELAVQVAENAASYSKHTDLRAAVVYGGVDMKEQVAILRNGVEILIATPGRLLDHIGSKVANLSQVEILVLDEADRMLDMGFLPDLQRIIDLIPAQRQTLLFSATFSPEIKKLAQSYLRTPVTVEVARQNAAADTVKQVVHMVSSADKQRAIVKVLEARTRAGLSRQCIIFTNSRLGCAKLSRALERDGIKAGAIHGDKSQGERTLTLDAFKSGAIEALVATDVAARGLDIPDMPCVINHELPYNAEDFIHRIGRTGRAGSKGDAIALVDASEKRLLDDIEKLMKRKLDVKPLPEGAPSPSRPSSSGYGSAPAKMSDPFFYKPYEPSASTASATDPAKPEEKKAGITPAKPAVGALLGGFKKK; the protein is encoded by the coding sequence TTGACAAATACTGCTACTGAAATAAATTTTTCTACAGGGGTTAGCGATAGCGCTACCCCTACCGATGTTAGTAACACCCCTCCAGCAACTATTACTTTTGCTGACTTTGGTTTAGACCCGAAAATTCAAAAAGCGGTCTCTGAGCAGGGCTACAACACTCCAACTCCCATTCAAGCGCAATCGATTCCGCATGTTTTGGCGGGAAGCGATTTAATGGGTGCTGCGCAAACTGGTACTGGTAAGACCGCTGCTTTTGTATTGCCGATTATTCAAAAGATTTTGCGCCACGCTAGTAATAGCGCGTCTCCGGCGCGTCATCCAATTCGCGCATTGGTTCTCACGCCCACGCGTGAGTTAGCAGTGCAGGTTGCTGAGAACGCAGCCAGTTATTCCAAACATACAGATTTACGCGCTGCAGTAGTTTATGGCGGCGTAGATATGAAAGAACAAGTTGCAATCTTACGCAATGGCGTAGAGATTTTGATTGCTACCCCTGGGCGCTTGCTCGACCACATTGGTTCTAAAGTGGCCAATCTCTCTCAAGTAGAAATATTGGTCTTAGACGAAGCCGATCGCATGCTCGATATGGGCTTCTTGCCAGACTTGCAGCGCATCATTGATTTGATTCCAGCGCAAAGACAAACATTGCTGTTCTCTGCTACTTTCTCACCAGAAATTAAAAAGCTGGCGCAAAGTTACTTGCGCACCCCGGTAACGGTTGAGGTCGCCCGTCAAAATGCTGCAGCTGATACGGTCAAGCAAGTGGTGCACATGGTTTCCTCTGCGGATAAGCAACGCGCAATTGTGAAGGTATTAGAGGCCCGCACTCGTGCTGGTTTATCACGTCAATGCATCATCTTTACCAATAGCCGTTTGGGTTGTGCAAAATTGTCACGCGCACTTGAACGTGATGGTATTAAAGCGGGCGCCATTCATGGTGACAAGAGTCAGGGTGAGCGCACTTTAACTTTAGATGCGTTCAAGTCTGGCGCCATTGAAGCGCTGGTGGCCACTGATGTAGCAGCGCGCGGTTTAGATATTCCGGACATGCCTTGCGTTATTAATCATGAGTTGCCATACAACGCAGAAGACTTTATTCATCGTATCGGTCGTACTGGCCGTGCCGGTAGCAAGGGTGATGCGATTGCCTTAGTTGATGCTAGTGAGAAGCGCTTACTCGACGATATTGAAAAGTTGATGAAGCGTAAATTGGATGTGAAGCCGTTACCTGAAGGTGCGCCCTCACCAAGTCGCCCATCATCTAGTGGCTATGGCAGCGCGCCAGCTAAGATGTCTGATCCCTTCTTCTATAAGCCATACGAGCCATCTGCATCTACAGCATCTGCTACAGATCCTGCAAAGCCAGAAGAGAAAAAAGCAGGCATTACTCCTGCTAAGCCGGCTGTTGGTGCTTTGCTTGGCGGCTTTAAAAAGAAATAA
- the msbA gene encoding lipid A export permease/ATP-binding protein MsbA, with protein MNAKDRTALNRLITYLKPHIGLITGSLLAMAVVAAAETSIPALMKPLLDRGFTGQLNSKLWQVPVFLVGLALVRSLAQFFSNYLLSRVINSVLLKLREQMFQTLLHAKTSFFQQNSASKLINAVVFEVNNVLSVMGGMLISLVRDLLTVIGLMGYLIYLNWQLTLVVLIIFPVIAFVMSKVNRRLRSLNREQQTLTSDLAYIVEEAAAGYKIVKVHGAEEYEMNRFRQKAERARQFALKSAVAGGLNQPITQLIASMALSVVLVIALMQSATEGTTVGGFAAFITAMMLVISPLKHLADINQPLQRGLTAAEMVFGMMDEPFEEDEDRKLNMRSLEKAKGAIRFDDVGFSYQQEVGRKDALRNINLSIKPGEVVAFVGPSGGGKSTLVNLLPRFYKPTSGHIFLDDIPLEDIVLADVRKQIAFVSQDVILFNDTIAANVAYGADTQEAIDRGRVIEALEAANLTALIKELPEGIDSMVGDNGNRLSGGQRQRMAIARAIYKNAPILILDEATSALDSESERQVQDALDRLMAGRTTLVIAHRLSTIEHADRIVVLEHGQIVENGSHEDLIKQDGLYANLHRIQFSNA; from the coding sequence ATGAATGCTAAAGACCGTACCGCACTAAATCGCTTAATTACGTACCTAAAGCCCCATATTGGCTTGATAACTGGCTCCCTACTGGCTATGGCGGTAGTGGCTGCTGCCGAGACCTCCATCCCGGCATTAATGAAGCCTCTTTTAGACCGCGGCTTTACTGGTCAGCTCAATAGCAAGCTTTGGCAAGTGCCGGTTTTCTTAGTGGGCCTTGCATTGGTCCGCAGTTTGGCTCAGTTCTTCTCCAATTATTTGCTATCCCGCGTGATTAATTCAGTATTGCTCAAGTTACGGGAGCAAATGTTTCAAACTTTATTGCATGCAAAGACAAGTTTTTTCCAGCAGAACTCCGCATCTAAATTAATCAATGCCGTTGTGTTTGAGGTAAATAATGTTCTCTCAGTGATGGGTGGCATGTTGATTAGTTTGGTGCGTGACTTGTTGACGGTTATTGGCTTAATGGGATATTTAATTTATTTGAACTGGCAATTGACATTAGTTGTCCTGATTATTTTCCCTGTAATTGCATTTGTCATGAGTAAAGTGAATCGCCGCTTGAGATCGCTGAATAGAGAACAGCAAACGCTCACCAGCGATTTAGCTTATATCGTTGAAGAAGCTGCCGCGGGTTACAAAATTGTCAAAGTACATGGTGCTGAAGAATATGAAATGAATCGCTTTAGACAAAAGGCTGAGCGTGCACGTCAGTTTGCCTTGAAGTCTGCAGTAGCTGGCGGCCTAAATCAGCCCATTACCCAGCTAATTGCCTCCATGGCTTTATCCGTAGTATTGGTTATTGCATTGATGCAATCTGCCACTGAAGGCACGACTGTTGGCGGCTTTGCGGCCTTTATTACCGCCATGATGTTGGTCATTTCACCACTTAAGCATTTGGCTGACATTAATCAACCCCTTCAGCGTGGCTTGACTGCTGCTGAAATGGTCTTTGGCATGATGGATGAGCCATTTGAGGAGGATGAGGATCGCAAGCTCAATATGCGATCTTTAGAAAAAGCAAAAGGCGCTATTCGCTTTGATGATGTTGGTTTTTCGTATCAACAAGAGGTGGGGCGTAAAGATGCTTTACGTAATATCAATCTCAGCATTAAGCCGGGCGAAGTTGTGGCCTTCGTTGGCCCATCGGGTGGTGGCAAATCCACGCTCGTCAATTTATTGCCGCGCTTCTATAAGCCAACTAGCGGCCATATTTTCTTGGACGATATTCCCCTGGAAGATATTGTGTTGGCTGATGTTCGTAAGCAAATTGCATTCGTCAGTCAAGATGTGATCCTCTTTAACGATACGATTGCGGCAAACGTGGCATATGGCGCAGATACTCAAGAGGCAATTGATCGTGGCCGAGTGATAGAGGCCTTAGAGGCTGCGAATCTGACCGCACTCATTAAAGAATTGCCTGAGGGTATTGATTCGATGGTGGGTGATAACGGTAATCGCTTATCTGGCGGGCAACGCCAGCGTATGGCGATAGCGCGCGCAATCTATAAAAATGCCCCAATTTTGATTTTGGACGAAGCCACTTCAGCCCTGGATTCAGAGTCTGAGCGCCAAGTGCAGGATGCGCTTGATCGCCTTATGGCGGGTAGAACTACTTTGGTAATTGCTCACCGCTTGTCAACTATTGAACATGCTGATCGTATTGTGGTGTTAGAGCATGGCCAGATTGTAGAAAATGGCTCACACGAAGATTTGATTAAGCAAGATGGACTCTATGCCAACCTGCATCGCATCCAATTTTCTAACGCTTAA
- the dnaE gene encoding DNA polymerase III subunit alpha, which produces MASPRFVHLRVHSEFSITDGVVRIDDAVAAAVKDEMGALAITDLSNLFGLVRFYTAARSSGIKPIAGADVWISNPQDPDQPYRLLLLVQNHSGYLNLCELLSRASLDNQSRGRAEVDSAWFSEPAAKAEDKAAKRTLSYGLIALSGARMGEVGTALLAGQEDHAKIVARRYEKLFPKSFYIEVQRGGNPQDEKQLQLACHLASDLDLPVVATHPVQFMQRSDFTAHEARVCIAEGELLGNPRRTKKFNEEQYFLTQEEMEKRFADLPVAIANSVEIAKRCNLSLVLGQPRLPDFPIPPGISLEDYLLQQSEIGLKRHMERNFPDAEEREKEMARYHERLVFEVKTISQMGFPGYFLIVADFINWAKNNGVPVGPGRGSGAGSLVAYSLGITDLDPLRYNLLFERFLNPERVSMPDFDIDFCQHGRDRVIQYVKDKYGKDAVSQIATFGTMAARAAIRDVGRVLEQGYNFVDGIAKLVPNKPGQYMTIEMAKKEEKQLAEREKNEDEVRQLLSLAQQLEGMTRNVGMHAGGVLIAPGRLTDFCPLYTQESKDQDSSSVISQFDKDDVEAIGLVKFDFLGLTTLTILAAAERWIKTLHADRRDWNIGEIPLDDEKAFDVLKRANTVAVFQLESRGMQGMLREAKPDRFEDIIALVALYRPGPMDLIPDFIERKHGRQKVEYPDPRIEPVLRETYGIMVYQEQVMQMAQMIGGYSLGGADMLRRAMGKKKPEEMAQHRKIFSDGAKAGGISEGKANEIYDLMERFAGYGFNKSHAAAYALLAYQTAWLKAYYPAEFMAANLSLAMDDTDKVKILYDDCLANNIRVFSPDINTGVYDFTPLRAPDAAPDSPISHIRYGLGAVRGTGEAAIESIVKARETGGPFKDLFDFCARVDRRQVNRRAIEALMRAGAFDSLYRDSVPAGGNLYDIRSTLLASLARAIEAAEQAEASIHQVSLFEDAGEENRHLPELVREPVWSEKKRLQEEKNALGLCLTGHMFDAYRDETSHFIRQPLSKVTEGKDQLIAGIITSARMLTGQRGRMMIATIDDGTAALEVTLYSEVYEPNRSWLKEDELLVAKVNVTPDKFSGGMRIVSEAVMDITGARMRFARNVHVCIDNAIDIKMLRSQINPYLMANRVRDPKLGATAPAVPGSNDGMKGLMLTAAVTTSGGACLMQFPEELRIYPDDACLHGLNQILASKQKDPVQVQYH; this is translated from the coding sequence ATGGCTTCACCCCGTTTTGTTCATCTCCGCGTCCATTCCGAGTTTTCGATTACGGATGGAGTCGTTCGCATTGATGATGCGGTCGCAGCAGCTGTCAAAGACGAGATGGGTGCCCTAGCCATCACGGATTTAAGTAATTTATTTGGTTTGGTGCGTTTTTACACTGCTGCACGCTCGAGTGGTATCAAGCCGATTGCGGGTGCTGACGTTTGGATTAGCAATCCTCAGGATCCGGATCAGCCCTATCGTTTACTGTTATTGGTACAAAACCATTCTGGCTATCTCAATTTATGTGAGTTGCTCAGTAGAGCATCTCTCGATAATCAATCTCGCGGTCGCGCTGAAGTGGATTCAGCTTGGTTTAGTGAGCCTGCCGCTAAAGCGGAAGATAAAGCAGCAAAACGCACTTTGTCTTATGGATTGATTGCACTCTCAGGTGCGCGTATGGGTGAGGTTGGAACAGCATTGTTAGCCGGCCAAGAAGATCATGCCAAGATTGTTGCGCGGCGTTATGAAAAGCTATTCCCAAAGTCTTTCTATATTGAAGTTCAGCGCGGCGGCAATCCTCAGGATGAAAAACAACTGCAACTGGCATGTCATCTAGCTAGTGATTTGGATTTACCAGTAGTTGCAACCCACCCAGTGCAGTTCATGCAGAGAAGTGATTTCACGGCGCATGAGGCCCGTGTCTGTATTGCCGAAGGTGAATTGCTGGGCAATCCTCGCCGCACTAAAAAGTTTAATGAAGAGCAATACTTCCTCACTCAAGAGGAGATGGAAAAGCGTTTCGCTGATTTGCCAGTAGCCATAGCCAACTCGGTTGAAATCGCTAAGCGATGCAATCTCTCTTTAGTTTTAGGTCAGCCGCGCTTGCCGGATTTTCCAATTCCGCCTGGAATTAGTTTGGAAGATTATTTATTGCAACAATCTGAGATCGGTTTAAAGCGCCATATGGAGCGCAACTTCCCAGATGCAGAAGAGCGCGAAAAAGAAATGGCGCGTTATCACGAGCGTTTAGTGTTCGAGGTGAAGACCATTTCTCAAATGGGCTTCCCAGGCTACTTCTTAATCGTGGCCGACTTTATCAACTGGGCAAAAAATAATGGCGTACCGGTGGGTCCAGGCCGTGGATCTGGTGCAGGCTCTTTAGTGGCTTACTCACTCGGTATTACCGACTTAGATCCACTGCGTTACAACTTGCTCTTTGAGCGCTTCTTAAATCCAGAGCGGGTATCGATGCCCGACTTCGATATTGACTTCTGTCAGCACGGTCGTGACCGTGTGATCCAGTACGTAAAAGATAAATACGGTAAGGATGCAGTCAGTCAGATTGCGACTTTTGGAACGATGGCTGCTAGAGCGGCGATTCGCGATGTGGGTCGCGTACTAGAGCAGGGCTATAACTTTGTGGATGGCATTGCTAAGCTGGTGCCGAATAAGCCAGGTCAATATATGACTATTGAGATGGCAAAGAAGGAAGAGAAGCAATTAGCCGAACGCGAGAAGAATGAAGACGAGGTGCGTCAATTACTATCTTTGGCGCAGCAGTTAGAAGGCATGACTCGTAACGTCGGTATGCACGCGGGTGGTGTGTTGATTGCTCCTGGGCGTCTCACTGATTTTTGTCCACTGTATACCCAAGAAAGTAAAGATCAAGACAGTAGCTCCGTCATTAGTCAGTTTGATAAAGATGACGTAGAAGCGATTGGATTGGTAAAGTTCGATTTCTTGGGCTTAACCACCCTAACCATCTTGGCGGCTGCAGAGCGCTGGATTAAAACTTTACATGCTGATCGCAGAGATTGGAATATTGGGGAGATACCGCTCGATGATGAAAAAGCATTTGATGTTCTCAAGCGTGCTAATACTGTCGCAGTATTCCAGCTAGAAAGCCGCGGTATGCAAGGCATGCTGCGTGAAGCCAAGCCCGACCGCTTTGAAGACATCATTGCTTTGGTGGCATTGTATCGCCCAGGTCCAATGGATTTGATCCCAGACTTTATTGAGCGTAAGCATGGCCGTCAAAAAGTAGAGTATCCCGATCCGCGTATTGAGCCTGTTTTGCGTGAAACCTACGGCATCATGGTTTACCAAGAGCAGGTGATGCAGATGGCACAGATGATTGGCGGCTACTCATTAGGCGGCGCTGACATGTTGCGTCGTGCGATGGGTAAGAAAAAGCCAGAAGAAATGGCGCAGCATCGCAAGATCTTTAGCGATGGCGCAAAAGCCGGTGGTATCTCTGAAGGTAAGGCCAACGAGATCTATGACTTGATGGAGCGTTTTGCGGGCTATGGATTTAATAAGTCTCACGCTGCTGCATATGCACTTCTAGCCTATCAAACTGCTTGGCTTAAGGCGTATTACCCAGCTGAATTTATGGCGGCCAACTTATCGCTCGCTATGGATGACACCGATAAGGTAAAGATTCTGTATGACGATTGCTTGGCCAACAACATTCGGGTGTTCTCACCAGACATTAATACGGGAGTTTATGATTTCACGCCATTGCGTGCACCTGATGCAGCACCAGATTCCCCGATTAGTCATATTCGTTATGGCTTGGGCGCGGTGCGTGGCACTGGTGAGGCAGCAATTGAATCTATAGTTAAAGCACGAGAAACCGGCGGCCCATTTAAAGATTTGTTTGATTTCTGCGCGCGCGTAGATCGTCGCCAGGTGAATCGCCGTGCTATAGAAGCGCTCATGCGTGCTGGTGCATTTGATAGCCTGTATCGTGACTCCGTGCCTGCCGGTGGTAATTTGTATGACATTCGCTCTACCTTACTTGCTTCTTTAGCAAGAGCGATTGAAGCTGCCGAGCAAGCTGAGGCTTCGATTCACCAGGTGAGCTTGTTTGAAGATGCTGGCGAAGAGAATCGCCATCTACCAGAGTTAGTACGCGAGCCTGTTTGGTCTGAAAAGAAGCGTCTGCAAGAAGAGAAGAATGCTTTAGGACTTTGTTTAACGGGTCATATGTTTGATGCCTATCGTGACGAGACCTCCCACTTCATTCGTCAACCTTTATCAAAAGTCACTGAAGGCAAAGATCAGCTGATCGCTGGCATTATCACTTCAGCGCGGATGTTGACTGGCCAGCGCGGTCGTATGATGATTGCAACCATCGATGATGGCACTGCAGCTTTAGAGGTAACTTTGTATAGCGAAGTATATGAACCCAATCGCTCATGGCTCAAAGAAGACGAGCTATTGGTTGCTAAAGTGAATGTGACCCCAGATAAGTTCTCAGGCGGTATGCGGATTGTGTCTGAGGCTGTTATGGATATTACCGGTGCTCGAATGCGTTTTGCTCGCAACGTCCATGTCTGTATTGATAACGCCATCGATATCAAGATGCTTCGCAGTCAAATTAATCCTTACTTGATGGCCAATCGTGTCAGAGATCCTAAGTTAGGAGCTACTGCTCCAGCTGTACCAGGATCAAATGATGGCATGAAGGGCTTGATGTTGACTGCTGCGGTGACAACTAGCGGCGGCGCCTGTTTAATGCAGTTCCCAGAAGAGCTGCGCATCTATCCAGACGACGCTTGTTTGCATGGCCTGAATCAGATTTTGGCTTCCAAACAAAAAGACCCTGTGCAGGTTCAGTACCACTAA